A portion of the Diceros bicornis minor isolate mBicDic1 chromosome 20, mDicBic1.mat.cur, whole genome shotgun sequence genome contains these proteins:
- the TERT gene encoding telomerase reverse transcriptase isoform X4 — protein sequence MPRAPRCRAVRALLRGRYREVLPLATFMRRLGPEGRRLVRRGDPEAFRALVAQCLVCVPWDSQPPPAAPSFRQVSCLKELVARVVQRLCERGARNVLAFGFALLDGARGGPPVAFTTNVRNYLPNTVTETLRSSGAWGLLLRRVGDDVLTHLLARCSLYLLVAPSCAYQVCGPPLYDLCTTAAARPASSPCRRPTPHAGESRTGLRPTRQTWNGGDVGARGPPGPPARSGRRRRVSSGGSPPPAKRPRRGLAGEPEQGPVGQVSRAHLGRARGPNDTDPHVVTPRETAVEAASWEGEPPRTRLPVPPLHREREAGSPPTRRSPRPRGAHDPRVYVETKHFLYCSGGKERLLPSFLPSCMQPSLAGARRLVETIFLGSKPGRPGPSRRTRRLPARYWRMRPLFRELLGNHARCPYGALLRTHCPLRGVATPAGSADQGCGGVGVSARERPAAAPEEDAGPRRLVQLLRQHSSPWQVYAFLRACLCRLVPAGLWGSRHNERRFLRNVKKFVSLGKHAKLSSQELTWKMKVQDCAWLRSPGAHCVPASEHRLREAVLAKFLCWLLGTYVVKLLRSFFYVTETTFQKNRLFFYRKSVWSQLQSIGIRQHFERVQLRELSEAEVRRHQEARPALLMSRLRFVPKPSGLRPIVNMDYVVGARTFHRDKKAQHLISKVKTLFGVLNYERARRPGLLGASVLGLDDIYRAWRAFVLRVRAQDPAPLLYFVKVDVTGAYDALPQDRLAEVIANVIRPQENMYCVRQYAVVRRTADGHFRKSFKRHVSTFTDLRPYMRQFVEHLQEMSSLRDAVVIEQSSSLNEAGSSLCDFFLRLVHNHVIRIGGKSYVQCRGIPQGSILSTLLCSLCYGDMENKLFSGIQRDGVLLRLVDDFLLVTPHLTQARAFLRTLVRGVPEYGCVANLRKTVVNFPVDGGALGGAAPLQLPAHCLFPWCGLLLDTRTLEVLGVLRLLQLRPDLHQSKPHLPAGLQGRQEHASQALLALAAEVSRAVPGPAGEQSPDGLHKCVPDVPAAGLQVRNH from the exons ATGCCGCGCGCGCCCAGGTGCCGGGCCGTACGCGCCCTGCTGCGGGGCCGCTACCGCGAGGTGCTGCCACTAGCGACCTTCATGCGGCGCCTGGGGCCCGAGGGCCGGCGGCTCGTGCGGCGCGGGGACCCGGAGGCCTTCCGCGCGCTGGTGGCCCAGTGCCTGGTGTGCGTGCCCTGGGACTCGCAGCCGCCCCCCGCCGCCCCGTCCTTCCGCCAG GTGTCCTGCCTGAAGGAGCTGGTGGCCAGGGTCGTGCAGAGGCTCTGCGAGCGCGGTGCGCGGAACGTGCTGGCCTTCGGCTTCGCGCTGCTGGACGGGGCCCGCGGCGGGCCGCCCGTGGCCTTCACGACCAACGTGCGCAACTACCTGCCCAACACGGTGACCGAGACGCTGCGCAGCAGCGGCGCATGGGGGCTGCTGCTGCGCCGCGTGGGCGACGACGTGCTTACCCACCTGCTGGCACGCTGCTCACTCTACCTGCTGGTGGCCCCGAGCTGCGCCTACCAGGTGTGCGGGCCGCCGCTCTACGATCTCTGCACCACCGCCGCGGCTCGGCCTGCCTCGTCTCCCTGCCGCCGGCCCACGCCACACGCGGGCGAGAGCCGGACGGGCCTCCGACCCACGCGCCAGACCTGGAACGGCGGCGACGTGGGGGCCAGGGGACCCCCAGGGCCACCAGCCCGGAGCGGGAGGCGGCGTCGGGTCAGCTCTGGGGGAAGTCCACCTCCAGCCAAGAGGCCCAGGCGTGGCCTAGCTGGGGAGCCGGAGCAGGGGCCCGTCGGGCAGGTGTCCCGGGCGCACCTGGGCAGGGCACGTGGGCCAAATGACACCGATCCCCACGTGGTGACACCTAGAGAAACCGCCGTGGAAGCCGCGTCTTGGGAGGGCGAACCGCCGAGGACCCGTCTCCCCGTCCCCCCTCTGCACCGAGAGCGCGAGGCCGGCTCCCCACCCACGCGGCGGTCACCGCGGCCCCGGGGCGCACACGATCCCCGAGTGTATGTCGAGACCAAGCACTTCCTCTACTGCTCTGGCGGCAAGGAACGGctgctcccttccttcctgcccaGCTGCATGCAGCCCAGCCTGGCAGGGGCCCGGAGACTCGTAGAGACCATCTTTCTGGGCTCGAAGCCCGGGCGGCCAGGGCCTTCCCGCAGGACGCGCCGCCTGCCCGCGCGTTACTGGCGGATGAGGCCCCTGTTCCGGGAGCTGCTTGGGAACCATGCGCGGTGCCCCTATGGCGCGCTCCTCAGGACGCACTGTCCGCTGCGGGGCGTGGCCACCCCAGCAGGGTCCGCTGACCAGGGGTGCGGTGGAGTGGGCGTCAGCGCCCGGGAGAGGCCAGCGGCGGCCCCGGAGGAGGACGCAGGCCCGCGGCGCCTTGTCCAGCTGCTCCGCCAGCACAGCAGCCCCTGGCAGGTGTACGCGTTCCTGCGGGCCTGTCTGTGCCGGCTGGTGCCTGCTGGCCTCTGGGGATCCAGGCACAACGAGCGCCGCTTCTTGAGGAACGTGAAGAAGTTCGTCTCTCTGGGGAAGCACGCCAAGCTCTCCTCGCAGGAGCTGACCTGGAAGATGAAAGTGCAGGACTGCGCCTGGCTGCGGAGCCCAG GGGCCCACTGTGTCCCAGCCTCAGAGCACCGGCTGAGAGAGGCGGTCCTGGCCAAGTTCCTGTGCTGGCTGCTGGGCACGTACGTGGTCAAGCTGCTTAGGTCATTCTTCTACGTCACAGAGACCACGTTTCAGAAGAACCGGCTCTTCTTCTACCGGAAGAGTGTCTGGAGCCAGTTGCAGAGCATTGGGATCAG ACAACACTTCGAGAGGGTGCAGCTTCGAGAACTGTCGGAAGCGGAGGTCAGGCGACATCAGGAAGCCAGACCCGCTCTGCTGATGTCCAGACTCCGCTTCGTCCCCAAGCCCAGTGGGCTGCGGCCAATCGTGAACATGGACTACGTTGTGGGGGCCAGAACCTTCCATAGAGACAAGAAG GCCCAGCATCTCATCTCGAAGGTGAAGACGCTGTTCGGCGTGCTGAACTATGAGCGGGCGCGGCGCCCCGGCCTCCTGGGGGCCTCCGTGCTGGGCCTGGACGACATCTACAGGGCCTGGCGTGCCTTCGTGCTCCGCGTGCGGGCCCAGGACCCAGCGCCTCTGCTCTACTTTGTCAAG GTGGACGTGACGGGGGCATATGACGCCCTCCCTCAGGACAGGCTGGCGGAGGTGATCGCCAACGTGATCAGGCCCCAAGAGAACATGTACTGTGTGCGCCAGTACGCCGTGGTCCGGAGAACTGCAGACGGACACTTCCGCAAGTCCTTCAAGAGACAC GTGTCTACCTTCACGGACCTCCGGCCCTACATGAGACAGTTCGTGGAGCATCTGCAGGAGATGAGCTCACTGAGGGATGCCGTGGTCATCGAGCAG AGCTCCTCGCTGAACGAGGCCGGCAGCAGCCTCTGCGATTTCTTCCTGCGCCTGGTGCACAACCACGTCATCAGGATTGGGGGCAA GTCCTACGTCCAGTGTCGGGGGATCCCCCAGGGATCCATTCTGTCCACTCTCCTCTGCAGCTTGTGCTACGGAGACATGGAGAACAAACTGTTTTCTGGAATTCAGCGGGACGG GGTGCTCCTGCGCCTGGTGGATGACTTCCTGTTGGTCACCCCTCACCTGACACAAGCGAGAGCCTTTCTCAG GACGCTGGTCAGAGGCGTACCCGAGTATGGCTGCGTGGCGAATTTGCGGAAGACGGTGGTGAACTTCCCTGTGGACGGCGGCGCCCTGGGCGGCGCGGCCCCCCTCCAGCTGCCGGCCCACTGCCTGTTCCCCTGGTGCGGCTTGCTGCTGGACACTCGGACCCTGGAGGTGTTAGGTGTTCTGCGACTACTCCAG TTACGCCCGGACCTCCATCAGAGCAAGCCTCACCTTCCAGCAGGGCTTCAAGGCCGGCAGGAACATGCGTCGCAAGCTCTTCTCGCTCTTGCGGCTGAAGTGTCACGGGCTGTTCCTGGACCTGCAG
- the TERT gene encoding telomerase reverse transcriptase isoform X1 translates to MPRAPRCRAVRALLRGRYREVLPLATFMRRLGPEGRRLVRRGDPEAFRALVAQCLVCVPWDSQPPPAAPSFRQVSCLKELVARVVQRLCERGARNVLAFGFALLDGARGGPPVAFTTNVRNYLPNTVTETLRSSGAWGLLLRRVGDDVLTHLLARCSLYLLVAPSCAYQVCGPPLYDLCTTAAARPASSPCRRPTPHAGESRTGLRPTRQTWNGGDVGARGPPGPPARSGRRRRVSSGGSPPPAKRPRRGLAGEPEQGPVGQVSRAHLGRARGPNDTDPHVVTPRETAVEAASWEGEPPRTRLPVPPLHREREAGSPPTRRSPRPRGAHDPRVYVETKHFLYCSGGKERLLPSFLPSCMQPSLAGARRLVETIFLGSKPGRPGPSRRTRRLPARYWRMRPLFRELLGNHARCPYGALLRTHCPLRGVATPAGSADQGCGGVGVSARERPAAAPEEDAGPRRLVQLLRQHSSPWQVYAFLRACLCRLVPAGLWGSRHNERRFLRNVKKFVSLGKHAKLSSQELTWKMKVQDCAWLRSPGAHCVPASEHRLREAVLAKFLCWLLGTYVVKLLRSFFYVTETTFQKNRLFFYRKSVWSQLQSIGIRQHFERVQLRELSEAEVRRHQEARPALLMSRLRFVPKPSGLRPIVNMDYVVGARTFHRDKKAQHLISKVKTLFGVLNYERARRPGLLGASVLGLDDIYRAWRAFVLRVRAQDPAPLLYFVKVDVTGAYDALPQDRLAEVIANVIRPQENMYCVRQYAVVRRTADGHFRKSFKRHVSTFTDLRPYMRQFVEHLQEMSSLRDAVVIEQSSSLNEAGSSLCDFFLRLVHNHVIRIGGKSYVQCRGIPQGSILSTLLCSLCYGDMENKLFSGIQRDGVLLRLVDDFLLVTPHLTQARAFLRTLVRGVPEYGCVANLRKTVVNFPVDGGALGGAAPLQLPAHCLFPWCGLLLDTRTLEVLGVLRLLQLRPDLHQSKPHLPAGLQGRQEHASQALLALAAEVSRAVPGPAGEQSPDGLHKCVPDVPAAGLQVPCVCTAASVQSASEEQPLILPPGHLRHRVSLLRPPESQERRCAGTQGAAGRVQGLPVVLAKLGRLPARSSTELPCALGAPQPESTSPLCG, encoded by the exons ATGCCGCGCGCGCCCAGGTGCCGGGCCGTACGCGCCCTGCTGCGGGGCCGCTACCGCGAGGTGCTGCCACTAGCGACCTTCATGCGGCGCCTGGGGCCCGAGGGCCGGCGGCTCGTGCGGCGCGGGGACCCGGAGGCCTTCCGCGCGCTGGTGGCCCAGTGCCTGGTGTGCGTGCCCTGGGACTCGCAGCCGCCCCCCGCCGCCCCGTCCTTCCGCCAG GTGTCCTGCCTGAAGGAGCTGGTGGCCAGGGTCGTGCAGAGGCTCTGCGAGCGCGGTGCGCGGAACGTGCTGGCCTTCGGCTTCGCGCTGCTGGACGGGGCCCGCGGCGGGCCGCCCGTGGCCTTCACGACCAACGTGCGCAACTACCTGCCCAACACGGTGACCGAGACGCTGCGCAGCAGCGGCGCATGGGGGCTGCTGCTGCGCCGCGTGGGCGACGACGTGCTTACCCACCTGCTGGCACGCTGCTCACTCTACCTGCTGGTGGCCCCGAGCTGCGCCTACCAGGTGTGCGGGCCGCCGCTCTACGATCTCTGCACCACCGCCGCGGCTCGGCCTGCCTCGTCTCCCTGCCGCCGGCCCACGCCACACGCGGGCGAGAGCCGGACGGGCCTCCGACCCACGCGCCAGACCTGGAACGGCGGCGACGTGGGGGCCAGGGGACCCCCAGGGCCACCAGCCCGGAGCGGGAGGCGGCGTCGGGTCAGCTCTGGGGGAAGTCCACCTCCAGCCAAGAGGCCCAGGCGTGGCCTAGCTGGGGAGCCGGAGCAGGGGCCCGTCGGGCAGGTGTCCCGGGCGCACCTGGGCAGGGCACGTGGGCCAAATGACACCGATCCCCACGTGGTGACACCTAGAGAAACCGCCGTGGAAGCCGCGTCTTGGGAGGGCGAACCGCCGAGGACCCGTCTCCCCGTCCCCCCTCTGCACCGAGAGCGCGAGGCCGGCTCCCCACCCACGCGGCGGTCACCGCGGCCCCGGGGCGCACACGATCCCCGAGTGTATGTCGAGACCAAGCACTTCCTCTACTGCTCTGGCGGCAAGGAACGGctgctcccttccttcctgcccaGCTGCATGCAGCCCAGCCTGGCAGGGGCCCGGAGACTCGTAGAGACCATCTTTCTGGGCTCGAAGCCCGGGCGGCCAGGGCCTTCCCGCAGGACGCGCCGCCTGCCCGCGCGTTACTGGCGGATGAGGCCCCTGTTCCGGGAGCTGCTTGGGAACCATGCGCGGTGCCCCTATGGCGCGCTCCTCAGGACGCACTGTCCGCTGCGGGGCGTGGCCACCCCAGCAGGGTCCGCTGACCAGGGGTGCGGTGGAGTGGGCGTCAGCGCCCGGGAGAGGCCAGCGGCGGCCCCGGAGGAGGACGCAGGCCCGCGGCGCCTTGTCCAGCTGCTCCGCCAGCACAGCAGCCCCTGGCAGGTGTACGCGTTCCTGCGGGCCTGTCTGTGCCGGCTGGTGCCTGCTGGCCTCTGGGGATCCAGGCACAACGAGCGCCGCTTCTTGAGGAACGTGAAGAAGTTCGTCTCTCTGGGGAAGCACGCCAAGCTCTCCTCGCAGGAGCTGACCTGGAAGATGAAAGTGCAGGACTGCGCCTGGCTGCGGAGCCCAG GGGCCCACTGTGTCCCAGCCTCAGAGCACCGGCTGAGAGAGGCGGTCCTGGCCAAGTTCCTGTGCTGGCTGCTGGGCACGTACGTGGTCAAGCTGCTTAGGTCATTCTTCTACGTCACAGAGACCACGTTTCAGAAGAACCGGCTCTTCTTCTACCGGAAGAGTGTCTGGAGCCAGTTGCAGAGCATTGGGATCAG ACAACACTTCGAGAGGGTGCAGCTTCGAGAACTGTCGGAAGCGGAGGTCAGGCGACATCAGGAAGCCAGACCCGCTCTGCTGATGTCCAGACTCCGCTTCGTCCCCAAGCCCAGTGGGCTGCGGCCAATCGTGAACATGGACTACGTTGTGGGGGCCAGAACCTTCCATAGAGACAAGAAG GCCCAGCATCTCATCTCGAAGGTGAAGACGCTGTTCGGCGTGCTGAACTATGAGCGGGCGCGGCGCCCCGGCCTCCTGGGGGCCTCCGTGCTGGGCCTGGACGACATCTACAGGGCCTGGCGTGCCTTCGTGCTCCGCGTGCGGGCCCAGGACCCAGCGCCTCTGCTCTACTTTGTCAAG GTGGACGTGACGGGGGCATATGACGCCCTCCCTCAGGACAGGCTGGCGGAGGTGATCGCCAACGTGATCAGGCCCCAAGAGAACATGTACTGTGTGCGCCAGTACGCCGTGGTCCGGAGAACTGCAGACGGACACTTCCGCAAGTCCTTCAAGAGACAC GTGTCTACCTTCACGGACCTCCGGCCCTACATGAGACAGTTCGTGGAGCATCTGCAGGAGATGAGCTCACTGAGGGATGCCGTGGTCATCGAGCAG AGCTCCTCGCTGAACGAGGCCGGCAGCAGCCTCTGCGATTTCTTCCTGCGCCTGGTGCACAACCACGTCATCAGGATTGGGGGCAA GTCCTACGTCCAGTGTCGGGGGATCCCCCAGGGATCCATTCTGTCCACTCTCCTCTGCAGCTTGTGCTACGGAGACATGGAGAACAAACTGTTTTCTGGAATTCAGCGGGACGG GGTGCTCCTGCGCCTGGTGGATGACTTCCTGTTGGTCACCCCTCACCTGACACAAGCGAGAGCCTTTCTCAG GACGCTGGTCAGAGGCGTACCCGAGTATGGCTGCGTGGCGAATTTGCGGAAGACGGTGGTGAACTTCCCTGTGGACGGCGGCGCCCTGGGCGGCGCGGCCCCCCTCCAGCTGCCGGCCCACTGCCTGTTCCCCTGGTGCGGCTTGCTGCTGGACACTCGGACCCTGGAGGTGTTAGGTGTTCTGCGACTACTCCAG TTACGCCCGGACCTCCATCAGAGCAAGCCTCACCTTCCAGCAGGGCTTCAAGGCCGGCAGGAACATGCGTCGCAAGCTCTTCTCGCTCTTGCGGCTGAAGTGTCACGGGCTGTTCCTGGACCTGCAG
- the TERT gene encoding telomerase reverse transcriptase isoform X3, which yields MPRAPRCRAVRALLRGRYREVLPLATFMRRLGPEGRRLVRRGDPEAFRALVAQCLVCVPWDSQPPPAAPSFRQVSCLKELVARVVQRLCERGARNVLAFGFALLDGARGGPPVAFTTNVRNYLPNTVTETLRSSGAWGLLLRRVGDDVLTHLLARCSLYLLVAPSCAYQVCGPPLYDLCTTAAARPASSPCRRPTPHAGESRTGLRPTRQTWNGGDVGARGPPGPPARSGRRRRVSSGGSPPPAKRPRRGLAGEPEQGPVGQVSRAHLGRARGPNDTDPHVVTPRETAVEAASWEGEPPRTRLPVPPLHREREAGSPPTRRSPRPRGAHDPRVYVETKHFLYCSGGKERLLPSFLPSCMQPSLAGARRLVETIFLGSKPGRPGPSRRTRRLPARYWRMRPLFRELLGNHARCPYGALLRTHCPLRGVATPAGSADQGCGGVGVSARERPAAAPEEDAGPRRLVQLLRQHSSPWQVYAFLRACLCRLVPAGLWGSRHNERRFLRNVKKFVSLGKHAKLSSQELTWKMKVQDCAWLRSPGAHCVPASEHRLREAVLAKFLCWLLGTYVVKLLRSFFYVTETTFQKNRLFFYRKSVWSQLQSIGIRQHFERVQLRELSEAEVRRHQEARPALLMSRLRFVPKPSGLRPIVNMDYVVGARTFHRDKKAQHLISKVKTLFGVLNYERARRPGLLGASVLGLDDIYRAWRAFVLRVRAQDPAPLLYFVKVDVTGAYDALPQDRLAEVIANVIRPQENMYCVRQYAVVRRTADGHFRKSFKRHVSTFTDLRPYMRQFVEHLQEMSSLRDAVVIEQSSSLNEAGSSLCDFFLRLVHNHVIRIGGKSYVQCRGIPQGSILSTLLCSLCYGDMENKLFSGIQRDGVLLRLVDDFLLVTPHLTQARAFLRTLVRGVPEYGCVANLRKTVVNFPVDGGALGGAAPLQLPAHCLFPWCGLLLDTRTLEVLGVLRLLQLRPDLHQSKPHLPAGLQGRQEHASQALLALAAEVSRAVPGPAGEQSPDGLHKCVPDVPAAGLQVPGGGGRPAWPGASRQDTAP from the exons ATGCCGCGCGCGCCCAGGTGCCGGGCCGTACGCGCCCTGCTGCGGGGCCGCTACCGCGAGGTGCTGCCACTAGCGACCTTCATGCGGCGCCTGGGGCCCGAGGGCCGGCGGCTCGTGCGGCGCGGGGACCCGGAGGCCTTCCGCGCGCTGGTGGCCCAGTGCCTGGTGTGCGTGCCCTGGGACTCGCAGCCGCCCCCCGCCGCCCCGTCCTTCCGCCAG GTGTCCTGCCTGAAGGAGCTGGTGGCCAGGGTCGTGCAGAGGCTCTGCGAGCGCGGTGCGCGGAACGTGCTGGCCTTCGGCTTCGCGCTGCTGGACGGGGCCCGCGGCGGGCCGCCCGTGGCCTTCACGACCAACGTGCGCAACTACCTGCCCAACACGGTGACCGAGACGCTGCGCAGCAGCGGCGCATGGGGGCTGCTGCTGCGCCGCGTGGGCGACGACGTGCTTACCCACCTGCTGGCACGCTGCTCACTCTACCTGCTGGTGGCCCCGAGCTGCGCCTACCAGGTGTGCGGGCCGCCGCTCTACGATCTCTGCACCACCGCCGCGGCTCGGCCTGCCTCGTCTCCCTGCCGCCGGCCCACGCCACACGCGGGCGAGAGCCGGACGGGCCTCCGACCCACGCGCCAGACCTGGAACGGCGGCGACGTGGGGGCCAGGGGACCCCCAGGGCCACCAGCCCGGAGCGGGAGGCGGCGTCGGGTCAGCTCTGGGGGAAGTCCACCTCCAGCCAAGAGGCCCAGGCGTGGCCTAGCTGGGGAGCCGGAGCAGGGGCCCGTCGGGCAGGTGTCCCGGGCGCACCTGGGCAGGGCACGTGGGCCAAATGACACCGATCCCCACGTGGTGACACCTAGAGAAACCGCCGTGGAAGCCGCGTCTTGGGAGGGCGAACCGCCGAGGACCCGTCTCCCCGTCCCCCCTCTGCACCGAGAGCGCGAGGCCGGCTCCCCACCCACGCGGCGGTCACCGCGGCCCCGGGGCGCACACGATCCCCGAGTGTATGTCGAGACCAAGCACTTCCTCTACTGCTCTGGCGGCAAGGAACGGctgctcccttccttcctgcccaGCTGCATGCAGCCCAGCCTGGCAGGGGCCCGGAGACTCGTAGAGACCATCTTTCTGGGCTCGAAGCCCGGGCGGCCAGGGCCTTCCCGCAGGACGCGCCGCCTGCCCGCGCGTTACTGGCGGATGAGGCCCCTGTTCCGGGAGCTGCTTGGGAACCATGCGCGGTGCCCCTATGGCGCGCTCCTCAGGACGCACTGTCCGCTGCGGGGCGTGGCCACCCCAGCAGGGTCCGCTGACCAGGGGTGCGGTGGAGTGGGCGTCAGCGCCCGGGAGAGGCCAGCGGCGGCCCCGGAGGAGGACGCAGGCCCGCGGCGCCTTGTCCAGCTGCTCCGCCAGCACAGCAGCCCCTGGCAGGTGTACGCGTTCCTGCGGGCCTGTCTGTGCCGGCTGGTGCCTGCTGGCCTCTGGGGATCCAGGCACAACGAGCGCCGCTTCTTGAGGAACGTGAAGAAGTTCGTCTCTCTGGGGAAGCACGCCAAGCTCTCCTCGCAGGAGCTGACCTGGAAGATGAAAGTGCAGGACTGCGCCTGGCTGCGGAGCCCAG GGGCCCACTGTGTCCCAGCCTCAGAGCACCGGCTGAGAGAGGCGGTCCTGGCCAAGTTCCTGTGCTGGCTGCTGGGCACGTACGTGGTCAAGCTGCTTAGGTCATTCTTCTACGTCACAGAGACCACGTTTCAGAAGAACCGGCTCTTCTTCTACCGGAAGAGTGTCTGGAGCCAGTTGCAGAGCATTGGGATCAG ACAACACTTCGAGAGGGTGCAGCTTCGAGAACTGTCGGAAGCGGAGGTCAGGCGACATCAGGAAGCCAGACCCGCTCTGCTGATGTCCAGACTCCGCTTCGTCCCCAAGCCCAGTGGGCTGCGGCCAATCGTGAACATGGACTACGTTGTGGGGGCCAGAACCTTCCATAGAGACAAGAAG GCCCAGCATCTCATCTCGAAGGTGAAGACGCTGTTCGGCGTGCTGAACTATGAGCGGGCGCGGCGCCCCGGCCTCCTGGGGGCCTCCGTGCTGGGCCTGGACGACATCTACAGGGCCTGGCGTGCCTTCGTGCTCCGCGTGCGGGCCCAGGACCCAGCGCCTCTGCTCTACTTTGTCAAG GTGGACGTGACGGGGGCATATGACGCCCTCCCTCAGGACAGGCTGGCGGAGGTGATCGCCAACGTGATCAGGCCCCAAGAGAACATGTACTGTGTGCGCCAGTACGCCGTGGTCCGGAGAACTGCAGACGGACACTTCCGCAAGTCCTTCAAGAGACAC GTGTCTACCTTCACGGACCTCCGGCCCTACATGAGACAGTTCGTGGAGCATCTGCAGGAGATGAGCTCACTGAGGGATGCCGTGGTCATCGAGCAG AGCTCCTCGCTGAACGAGGCCGGCAGCAGCCTCTGCGATTTCTTCCTGCGCCTGGTGCACAACCACGTCATCAGGATTGGGGGCAA GTCCTACGTCCAGTGTCGGGGGATCCCCCAGGGATCCATTCTGTCCACTCTCCTCTGCAGCTTGTGCTACGGAGACATGGAGAACAAACTGTTTTCTGGAATTCAGCGGGACGG GGTGCTCCTGCGCCTGGTGGATGACTTCCTGTTGGTCACCCCTCACCTGACACAAGCGAGAGCCTTTCTCAG GACGCTGGTCAGAGGCGTACCCGAGTATGGCTGCGTGGCGAATTTGCGGAAGACGGTGGTGAACTTCCCTGTGGACGGCGGCGCCCTGGGCGGCGCGGCCCCCCTCCAGCTGCCGGCCCACTGCCTGTTCCCCTGGTGCGGCTTGCTGCTGGACACTCGGACCCTGGAGGTGTTAGGTGTTCTGCGACTACTCCAG TTACGCCCGGACCTCCATCAGAGCAAGCCTCACCTTCCAGCAGGGCTTCAAGGCCGGCAGGAACATGCGTCGCAAGCTCTTCTCGCTCTTGCGGCTGAAGTGTCACGGGCTGTTCCTGGACCTGCAG